A genomic region of Tigriopus californicus strain San Diego chromosome 1, Tcal_SD_v2.1, whole genome shotgun sequence contains the following coding sequences:
- the LOC131880464 gene encoding uncharacterized protein LOC131880464 isoform X1 gives MFGNDLIIPNGVKYLKDVPAFLVKLGEKTKEIRIQALNMQIRKLQAWKKKLLISLGRNETDYDKAEAGEQGMSSFSPSVTNPSPTDSNPTDSSPTKEMKSFPSSAKGFDDHEMATLSSDVSHTEHVVDLEEIFTNLPESTPIYRSSRADFSHRSWRKVARRNRPNFTSLRKTVEPRMSQVVPDSDFHIESDMTEGYEINLLDEDPEVGEQTHEPRVETFDEADHEQGERTNNFEFDPDVDLYPERVIFNDKPHKIIALHDLDALPINSDPLR, from the exons ATGTTTGGCAATGACCTGATCATTCCGAATGGAGTGAAATACTTGAAAGATGTGCCAGCCTTTCTTGTGAAACTGGGGGAGAAAACCAAAGAGATACGCATTCAGGCCCTCAACATGCAAATCAGAAAACTCCAGGCCTGGAAAAAGAAACTTCTTATAAGTTTAGGGAGAAATGAAACTGATTATGACAAAGCTGAGGCTGGCGAACAGGGAATGTCGTCTTTTAGCCCATCTGTCACAAATCCATCTCCCACAGATTCAAATCCCACTGATTCATCTCCGACAAAGGAGATGAAATCATTTCCTAGTAGCGCCAAAGGCTTTGATGATCACGAAATGGCCACGTTATCAAGTGACGTTTCCCATACTGAACACGTGGTTGATCTTGAAGAGATCTTCACAAATTTGCCTGAAAGCACGCCAATTTATCGATCGTCACGTGCTGACTTTTCCCATCGGTCTTGGAGGAAAGTCGCTCGGCGAAATCGCCCGAATTTTACTTCTCTCCGCAAGACTGTGGAACCTAGAATGAGCCAGGTTGTTCCAGATTCAGATTTCCACATAGAATCCGATATGACTGAGGGGTATGAGATAAATTTGTTGGATGAAGACCCTGAAGTGGGAGAACAAACACACGAGCCACG TGTTGAGACTTTTGACGAGGCTGACCATGAACAAGGCGAGCGGACAAACAACTTCGAGTTTGATCCTGACGTGGATTTGTATCCAGAGAGAGTTATCTTTAACGACAAACCACACAAAATTATAGCATTACATGATTTGGATGCTCTCCCAATCAATTCTGACCCCTTGAGATGA
- the LOC131880464 gene encoding uncharacterized protein LOC131880464 isoform X2 produces the protein MFGNDLIIPNGVKYLKDVPAFLVKLGEKTKEIRIQALNMQIRKLQAWKKKLLISLGRNETDYDKAEAGEQGMSSFSPSVTNPSPTDSNPTDSSPTKEMKSFPSSAKGFDDHEMATLSSDVSHTEHVVDLEEIFTNLPESTPIYRSSRADFSHRSWRKVARRNRPNFTSLRKTVEPRMSQVVPDSDFHIESDMTEGYEINLLDEDPEVGEQTHEPRAFFLPK, from the exons ATGTTTGGCAATGACCTGATCATTCCGAATGGAGTGAAATACTTGAAAGATGTGCCAGCCTTTCTTGTGAAACTGGGGGAGAAAACCAAAGAGATACGCATTCAGGCCCTCAACATGCAAATCAGAAAACTCCAGGCCTGGAAAAAGAAACTTCTTATAAGTTTAGGGAGAAATGAAACTGATTATGACAAAGCTGAGGCTGGCGAACAGGGAATGTCGTCTTTTAGCCCATCTGTCACAAATCCATCTCCCACAGATTCAAATCCCACTGATTCATCTCCGACAAAGGAGATGAAATCATTTCCTAGTAGCGCCAAAGGCTTTGATGATCACGAAATGGCCACGTTATCAAGTGACGTTTCCCATACTGAACACGTGGTTGATCTTGAAGAGATCTTCACAAATTTGCCTGAAAGCACGCCAATTTATCGATCGTCACGTGCTGACTTTTCCCATCGGTCTTGGAGGAAAGTCGCTCGGCGAAATCGCCCGAATTTTACTTCTCTCCGCAAGACTGTGGAACCTAGAATGAGCCAGGTTGTTCCAGATTCAGATTTCCACATAGAATCCGATATGACTGAGGGGTATGAGATAAATTTGTTGGATGAAGACCCTGAAGTGGGAGAACAAACACACGAGCCACG AGCATTCTTTCTTCCTAAGTAG
- the LOC131880489 gene encoding uncharacterized protein LOC131880489, protein MLKKCCFCFNLYHGCLLLGLFRLAHWVIILTATIYITVQIYAPDSGLLHYRAKSDIEANAHILFLIFIVSILGVILESVLVHGIHKRKYKYFKIWYAYTFLTFMLSIVLAFNFVLGILEIPSRPETGKNFIQDALCVLIHVVFFFIPEYLLGPRLTPVFIAIMILVHLFLPVLHGYSIYAVYSYLHSYILDDPRIARSINLEASAQAAGVKRCGNMCQKCKLATLEKNGGVGHHDLQTPLVKPIETTC, encoded by the exons ATGTTGAAGAAGTGTTGCTTTTGCTTCAACCTTTATCATGGGTGCCTTTTATTGGGCCTCTTCCGGTTAGCCCATTGGGTCATCATCCTTACAGCGACCATTTACATTACCGTACAAATCTACGCTCCAGATTCTGGTCTACTCCATTATCGTGCCAAATCGGACATTGAAGCCAATG CTCACATTCTGTTCCTCATCTTTATCGTGTCCATTTTGGGAGTCATACTGGAGAGTGTGTTGGTTCATGGAATTCACAAACGGAAGTACaaatacttcaaaatttgGTACGCTTACACCTTCCTCACGTTCATGCTGTCGATTGTTCTGGCATTTAATTTCGTCTTGGGCATTCTCGAGATCCCCTCTCGGCCAGAAACGGgcaaaaacttcattcaagacGCTCTCTGTGTGCTCATACACgtggtcttctttttcatcccgGAGTACCTCTTGGGACCTCGTCTTACCCCAGTATTCATCGCCATCATGATCTTGGTTCACCTCTTCTTGCCCGTTCTACACGGGTACAGCATTTATGCAGTCTACTCGTATTTGCATAGCTACATTCTGGACGATCCACGGATTGCACGATCGATCAACTTGGAGGCATCTGCTCAGGCTGCGGGCGTTAAAAGGTGTGGAAATATGTGCCAAAAATGTAAACTTGCCACTCTCGAGAAAAATGGCGGAGTGGGTCATCATGACCTGCAAACACCCCTAGTGAAACCCATTGAAACCACGTGTTAG
- the LOC131879010 gene encoding chymotrypsinogen B-like translates to MFGLRSLSAPVLLIIAISTTEIGARRSSQPWVNDPTCGIANDWGNAHGGPYRVGNGHPSYPHQFPWVGHLRSGQSFCTCSLIAERWALTAAHCVEDVPIQDIIASFGVHSLDGLDDPSVQKLGVQRVHLSSIGDIALLHLDKRAKFNSKVRPACLPLEVGDITGKTAYMKGFGRTEEFILPSELMLSQRGKIASEDVCAQELGPMFGKRLICTVLNDPMDPFVGKGDSGGPLDVLMADGKYYQVGVTSFHMIASLTSGFVDVRQYLPWILTWIDSNTNSDGEGLGPNPIHQF, encoded by the exons ATGTTCGGCTTGCGAAGTTTGTCCGCTCCTGTCCTCTTG ATCATTGCTATTTCCACCACCGAGATTGGAGCAAGACGTTCAAGCCAGCCTTGGGTGAATGATCCCACTTGTGGAATCGCCAACGATTGGGGTAATGCCCATGGTGGTCCCTACCGTGTGGGCAATGGCCACCCGAGTTATCCACACCAATTTCCGTGGGTGGGACACCTAAGAAGTGGCCAAAGTTTTTGCACTTGTTCCCTTATTGCGGAACGTTGGGCGCTCACAGCAGCTCATTGCGTAGAAGACGTTCCGATCCAAGATATCATTGCGTCTTTTGGAGTCCATTCTCTTGATGGACTTGACGACCCTTCTGTCCAAAAATTGGGCGTCCAGAGGGTTCACTTATCATCAATTGGGGATATTGCTCTTCTTCATCTCGACAAGAGAGCCAAGTTTAATA GCAAAGTGAGACCTGCTTGTCTGCCTTTGGAAGTTGGCGATATCACAGGTAAAACCGCCTACATGAAGGGCTTTGGCAGAACAGAGGAGTTTATTCTTCCGTCTGAACTGATGCTCTCGCAGCGCGGCAAAATTGCGTCCGAGGACGTTTGCGCCCAAGAACTTGGTCCCATGTTTGGGAAGCGACTGATTTGCACCGTTTTGAATGACCCCATGGACCCTTTTGTGGGTAAAGGAGATTCGGGTGGTCCCTTAGATGTGCTAATGGCCGATGGGAAATACTATCAAGTGGGCGTAACATCTTTTCACATGATTGCTTCGCTCACAAGCGGCTTCGTGGATGTGCGTCAATACCTCCCTTGGATTTTGACCTGGATTGACTCGAACACAAACTCTGATGGCGAAGGCCTCGGCCCCAATCCAATCCACCAATTCTAG
- the LOC131879104 gene encoding probable tubulin polyglutamylase ttll-15, translated as MVLFGSEIKNLEGKTTIPWKKDDPIVPALEKQQLEGHGDDISPLVQVNEKSISPCSKSKQPELFVIKTPLASKSQTQTLRRILSDADFEETHNMTDNWKLMWLHLSPRGHHELFDQLKPNQVLNRIPGFPHKILPILSKMPNVPNVPSTFVLPKETDRLEAFIKKNEKLFYIKRESSRKSFEIVQRLDLEAFTEEFLVQAYIDDSFLIDGHRFDIGVYVLITSIKPFRAYMYDKDINLRFCPKKYQNGFPSDPQTYVVESPRQTWLRKLSLPTIDKLRNHLGANSLRALRYILNSANIKDYDLWNNINQTVYEVLTNIQQSLLQTLRPAETRGRAFELVRFDFLIRKNGDIALMEMNRSPFLGEQHNPVTKLLHKQILISTLNIMGVLSKTYEQQFSHTDRSVFLPHCMSPVCSRGAISLKEPFCSFCEFSLTPDVSKMTSEAFLENQNKLGFRRLIPSPPGSIDEAGQILRSLKLDRKESMADHKMAIWYLGKCFQDDEWCY; from the coding sequence ATGGTCTTATTTGGGAGTGAAATCAAAAATCTTGAGGGTAAGACGACCATTCCATGGAAAAAGGATGATCCAATCGTACCTGCtttggaaaaacaacaattgGAAGGCCACGGGGATGACATTTCGCCATTAGTTCAGGTGAATGAAAAAAGCATTAGCCCTTGTTCGAAATCAAAGCAGCCAGAATTATTCGTGATTAAGACTCCTTTGGCCTCCAAGTCACAAACCCAAACTCTCAGGAGAATTCTGAGCGATGCGGATTTCGAAGAGACACATAATATGACAGACAATTGGAAGCTCATGTGGCTACATCTCAGCCCTCGGGGACACCACGAATTATTCGACCAATTGAAGCCTAATCAGGTCTTGAATCGTATTCCCGGGTTTCCTCACAAAATTCTgccaattttatcaaaaatgcCCAATGTTCCCAATGTCCCCAGTACCTTTGTACTGCCAAAAGAGACAGACCGTTTGGAGGCATTTATTAAGAAGAACGAGAAGCTTTTCTACATCAAAAGAGAATCCAGTAGGAAATCCTTTGAGATTGTGCAAAGATTAGATTTAGAAGCATTTACTGAAGAGTTTCTGGTGCAAGCGTACATAGACGATTCATTTCTCATCGACGGTCATCGATTTGATATTGGAGTATACGTTCTGATTACATCCATTAAGCCCTTCCGAGCCTACATGTATGACAAGGATATCAATTTGCGCTTCTGTCCCAAGAAATATCAGAACGGTTTTCCAAGTGATCCACAAACATATGTGGTGGAATCTCCAAGGCAAACTTGGCTTCGGAAGCTTTCTCTTCCAACCATTGACAAATTAAGAAATCATCTTGGCGCTAACTCCTTGAGAGCTTTGAGATATATTTTGAACTCTGCCAACATTAAAGACTATGATCTGTGGAACAACATCAATCAAACCGTTTACGAGGTGCTGACCAATATTCAACAATCGCTCCTTCAAACCCTCCGGCCGGCAGAAACCAGGGGCAGAGCCTTCGAGTTGGTGCGCTTTGACTTCTTGATTCGTAAAAATGGCGATATTGccctcatggaaatgaatCGGAGTCCTTTTTTGGGCGAACAGCATAACCCTGTAACGAAGCTTCTTCACAAGCAGATCCTAATTTCAACTCTAAACATCATGGGCGTTCTCTCCAAAACATATGAGCAACAGTTTTCCCATACGGATCGAAGTGTGTTTCTCCCTCATTGTATGTCCCCTGTTTGCTCAAGAGGAGCTATCTCGTTAAAAGAGCCTTTTTGCAGTTTCTGTGAGTTTTCACTGACCCCAGACGTGTCCAAAATGACCAGTGAAGCATTTTTAGAGAACCAGAACAAGCTGGGCTTCCGCCGATTGATACCATCTCCTCCTGGTTCGATTGACGAGGCGGGGCAGATTTTACGGAGCCTCAAGTTGGATCGAAAGGAAAGTATGGCAGACCACAAGATGGCCATTTGGTACCTTGGCAAGTGCTTCCAAGACGATGAATGGTGCTATTGA